The following proteins are co-located in the Neofelis nebulosa isolate mNeoNeb1 chromosome 18, mNeoNeb1.pri, whole genome shotgun sequence genome:
- the PRSS36 gene encoding polyserase-2 isoform X1, whose protein sequence is MSQHLLLPFVILAISPIPGALQDSALSPTQEEPEDLDCGRPEPSTRIMGGSEAQPGSWPWQVSLHQRGGHICGGSLIAPSWVLSAAHCFVTNGTLEPATEWSVLLGVHSQDGPLDSAHARAVAAILVPDNYSSVELGADLALLRLASPARLGPAVRPICLPRASHRFAHGTACWATGWGDIQEEDPLPLPWALQEVELRLLGEAACQCLYSRPGPFNLTFQLLPGMLCAGYPEGRRDTCQGDSGGPLVCEEGGQWFQAGITSFGFGCGRRNRPGVFTAVAPYEAWIREQVMGSEPGPVFPTQSWEPQPGPWEPTDENCTIALPECGKAPRPGTWPWEAQVMVPGSRPCHGALVSESWVLAPASCFLDPINSDLLPRDLDNWRVLLPSRPRAELVSRFVPHENASWDDTSDLALLQLQTPVNLSTASRPVCLPHPEHYFLPRSRCRLARWGRGEPEPGPSTLLEAELLGGWWCHCLYGRQGESVPPPGDPPHALCPAYQEEEEAGRCWNYSHWSLLCQEEGTWFLAGISDFSSGCLRPRAFYPLQTHGPWISHVTRGAYLEDQLTWDWGPEGEETETQACPPHTEHGACGLRPEPAVMGILWPWLAEVHVAGNQVCTGILVAPGWVVAATHCVLRPGFTTVPYIEVYLGRAGASPLPQGHQVSRLVISIRLPRHLGLRPPLALLELSSRVEPSPSALPICLHPGGIPLGASCWVLGWKDPRDRVPVAAAVSILTPRLCHCLYQGILPPGTLCVLYSEGQEDRCEVTSAPPLLCQTEGGSWVLMGMAVRGSRELFAAIGPEEAWISQTVGEAHFLPPNGYPHWPPEGSDLCPPDLARASGSPQAALLLLLLLLPLIQG, encoded by the exons ATGTCCCAGCACCTGCTCCTTCCATTTGTGATCCTTG CCATCAGCCCCATCCCAGGAGCTCTCCAGGACTCAG CTCTCAGTCCTACCCAAGAAGAACCTGAAGATCTAG ACTGCGGCCGCCCTGAGCCCTCTACCCGAATCATGGGGGGCTCAGAAGCGCAGCCAGGCAGCTGGCCGTGGCAGGTGAGCCTACATCAGAGGGGGGGCCACATCTGCGGGGGCTCCCTCATCGCCCCTTCCTGGGTGCTCTCCGCTGCTCACTGCTTCGTGAC GAACGGGACCTTGGAGCCCGCGACCGAGTGGTCGGTACTGCTGGGCGTGCACTCCCAGGACGGGCCTCTGGACAGCGCGCACGCCCGCGCGGTGGCCGCCATCCTCGTGCCGGACAACTACAGCAGCGTGGAACTGGGCGCAGACCTGGCCCTCCTGCGCCTGGCCTCGCCCGCCCGGCTGGGCCCCGCCGTGCGGCCGATCTGCCTGCCGCGCGCCTCGCACCGCTTCGCTCATGGCACGGCCTGCTGGGCCACTGGCTGGGGGGACATCCAGGAAGAGG ACCCCCTGCCTCTCCCGTGGGCACTACAAGAAGTGGAGCTCAGGTTGCTGGGAGAGGCCGCCTGTCAGTGTCTCTATAGCCGGCCTGGCCCGTTCAACCTCACTTTCCAGCTATTGCCAGGGATGCTGTGTGCTGGCTACCCGGAGGGCCGCAGAGACACTTGCCAG GGAGACTCTGGGGGCCCCCTGGTCTGTGAGGAAGGCGGCCAATGGTTCCAGGCAGGAATCACCAGCTTTGGCTTTGGCTGTGGACGGAGGAACCGCCCTGGAGTCTTCACTGCTGTGGCCCCCTATGAGGCATGGATACGGGAACAGGTGATGGGCTCAGAACCTGGGCCTGTCTTTCCCACCCAGTCCTGGGAGCCCCAGCCAGGTCCCTGGGAGCCCACGGATGAGAACTGCACCATTGCCCTGCCAG AGTGCGGGAAGGCACCAAGGCCAGGGACCTGGCCCTGGGAGGCGCAGGTGATGGTGCCAGGATCCAGACCCTGCCATGGGGCGCTGGTGTCTGAAAGCTGGGTCTTGGCACCTGCCAGTTGCTTTCTGGA CCCCATCAACTCAGACCTCCTGCCCCGAGACCTAGACAACTGGCGCGTGCTACTGCCCTCGCGTCCGCGCGCAGAGCTGGTGTCACGCTTCGTGCCGCACGAGAATGCCTCATGGGACGACACCTCGGATCTGGCGCTGCTGCAGCTGCAAACGCCGGTGAACCTGAGCACCGCCTCGCGGCCAGTGTGCCTACCTCACCCGGAACACTATTTCCTGCCCAGGAGCCGCTGTCGCCTGGCGCGCTGGGGCCGCGGGG aacCTGAGCCCGGACCCAGCACACTGCTTGAGGCAGAGCTGTTGGGCGGCTGGTGGTGTCACTGCCTGTATGGCCGCCAGGGGGAGTCAGTGCCGCCGCCAGGAGACCCTCCACACGCGCTCTGCCCCGCctaccaggaagaggaggaggcggGCCGCTGCTGG AACTACTCTCATTGGAGCCTTCTGTGCCAGGAAGAGGGGACCTGGTTCCTGGCTGGAATCAGCGACTTCTCCAGTGGCTGCCTACGTCCCAGAGCCTTCTACCCCCTGCAGACCCATGGCCCATGGATCAGCCATGTGACTCGGGGAGCCTACCTGGAAGACCAGCTGACTTGGGACTGGGGCCCTGAGGGGGAGGAGACTGAGACACAGGCTTGTCCCCCTCACACAGAACATGGTG CCTGTGGCCTGCGGCCAGAGCCAGCTGTGATGGGTATCCTGTGGCCCTGGCTGGCAGAAGTGCATGTGGCTGGAAATCAAGTCTGCACTGGGATCCTAGTGGCCCCAGGCTGGGTCGTGGCAGCCACTCACTGTGTCCTCAG GCCGGGCTTTACAACAGTGCCTTATATTGAAGTGTACCTGGGCCGGGCAGGGGCTAGCCCCCTCCCACAGGGCCACCAGGTATCCCGGTTGGTCATCAGCATCCGTCTGCCCCGACACCTGGGACTTAGGCCCCCCCTTGCCCTCCTGGAGCTGAGCTCCCGGGTGGAACCTTCGCCATCAGCCTTGCCCATCTGCCTTCACCCAGGGGGTATCCCCCTGGGGGCCAGCTGTTGGGTGCTGGGCTGGAAGGACCCCCGAGACCGAG tTCCTGTGGCTGCAGCTGTCTCCATCTTGACGCCACGACTCTGTCACTGTCTCTATCAAGGCATTCTGCCTCCTGGGACTCTCTGTGTTCTGTATTCAGAGGGTCAAGAGGATAGGTGTGAG GTGACCTCAGCACCTCCGCTCCTGTGCCAGACCGAGGGAGGCTCCTGGGTCCTCATGGGCATGGCTGTTCGAGGGAGCCGGGAGCTATTTGCTGCCATTGGCCCTGAAGAAGCCTGGATCTCCCAGACAGTAGGGGAGGCCCATTTCCTGCCTCCTAATGGCTACCCCCACTGGCCCCCTGAAGGCAGCGACCTCTGCCCCCCCGACCTGGCGAGGGCCTCAGGCTCCCCTCAGGCTGCTCTGCTCCTGCTGCTTCTATTGCTCCCCCTGATCCAGGGCTGA
- the PRSS36 gene encoding polyserase-2 isoform X3 has translation MSQHLLLPFVILAISPIPGALQDSALSPTQEEPEDLDCGRPEPSTRIMGGSEAQPGSWPWQVSLHQRGGHICGGSLIAPSWVLSAAHCFVTNGTLEPATEWSVLLGVHSQDGPLDSAHARAVAAILVPDNYSSVELGADLALLRLASPARLGPAVRPICLPRASHRFAHGTACWATGWGDIQEEDPLPLPWALQEVELRLLGEAACQCLYSRPGPFNLTFQLLPGMLCAGYPEGRRDTCQGDSGGPLVCEEGGQWFQAGITSFGFGCGRRNRPGVFTAVAPYEAWIREQVMGSEPGPVFPTQSWEPQPGPWEPTDENCTIALPECGKAPRPGTWPWEAQVMVPGSRPCHGALVSESWVLAPASCFLDPINSDLLPRDLDNWRVLLPSRPRAELVSRFVPHENASWDDTSDLALLQLQTPVNLSTASRPVCLPHPEHYFLPRSRCRLARWGRGEPEPGPSTLLEAELLGGWWCHCLYGRQGESVPPPGDPPHALCPAYQEEEEAGRCWNYSHWSLLCQEEGTWFLAGISDFSSGCLRPRAFYPLQTHGPWISHVTRGAYLEDQLTWDWGPEGEETETQACPPHTEHGACGLRPEPAVMGILWPWLAEVHVAGNQVCTGILVAPGWVVAATHCVLRPGFTTVPYIEVYLGRAGASPLPQGHQVTSAPPLLCQTEGGSWVLMGMAVRGSRELFAAIGPEEAWISQTVGEAHFLPPNGYPHWPPEGSDLCPPDLARASGSPQAALLLLLLLLPLIQG, from the exons ATGTCCCAGCACCTGCTCCTTCCATTTGTGATCCTTG CCATCAGCCCCATCCCAGGAGCTCTCCAGGACTCAG CTCTCAGTCCTACCCAAGAAGAACCTGAAGATCTAG ACTGCGGCCGCCCTGAGCCCTCTACCCGAATCATGGGGGGCTCAGAAGCGCAGCCAGGCAGCTGGCCGTGGCAGGTGAGCCTACATCAGAGGGGGGGCCACATCTGCGGGGGCTCCCTCATCGCCCCTTCCTGGGTGCTCTCCGCTGCTCACTGCTTCGTGAC GAACGGGACCTTGGAGCCCGCGACCGAGTGGTCGGTACTGCTGGGCGTGCACTCCCAGGACGGGCCTCTGGACAGCGCGCACGCCCGCGCGGTGGCCGCCATCCTCGTGCCGGACAACTACAGCAGCGTGGAACTGGGCGCAGACCTGGCCCTCCTGCGCCTGGCCTCGCCCGCCCGGCTGGGCCCCGCCGTGCGGCCGATCTGCCTGCCGCGCGCCTCGCACCGCTTCGCTCATGGCACGGCCTGCTGGGCCACTGGCTGGGGGGACATCCAGGAAGAGG ACCCCCTGCCTCTCCCGTGGGCACTACAAGAAGTGGAGCTCAGGTTGCTGGGAGAGGCCGCCTGTCAGTGTCTCTATAGCCGGCCTGGCCCGTTCAACCTCACTTTCCAGCTATTGCCAGGGATGCTGTGTGCTGGCTACCCGGAGGGCCGCAGAGACACTTGCCAG GGAGACTCTGGGGGCCCCCTGGTCTGTGAGGAAGGCGGCCAATGGTTCCAGGCAGGAATCACCAGCTTTGGCTTTGGCTGTGGACGGAGGAACCGCCCTGGAGTCTTCACTGCTGTGGCCCCCTATGAGGCATGGATACGGGAACAGGTGATGGGCTCAGAACCTGGGCCTGTCTTTCCCACCCAGTCCTGGGAGCCCCAGCCAGGTCCCTGGGAGCCCACGGATGAGAACTGCACCATTGCCCTGCCAG AGTGCGGGAAGGCACCAAGGCCAGGGACCTGGCCCTGGGAGGCGCAGGTGATGGTGCCAGGATCCAGACCCTGCCATGGGGCGCTGGTGTCTGAAAGCTGGGTCTTGGCACCTGCCAGTTGCTTTCTGGA CCCCATCAACTCAGACCTCCTGCCCCGAGACCTAGACAACTGGCGCGTGCTACTGCCCTCGCGTCCGCGCGCAGAGCTGGTGTCACGCTTCGTGCCGCACGAGAATGCCTCATGGGACGACACCTCGGATCTGGCGCTGCTGCAGCTGCAAACGCCGGTGAACCTGAGCACCGCCTCGCGGCCAGTGTGCCTACCTCACCCGGAACACTATTTCCTGCCCAGGAGCCGCTGTCGCCTGGCGCGCTGGGGCCGCGGGG aacCTGAGCCCGGACCCAGCACACTGCTTGAGGCAGAGCTGTTGGGCGGCTGGTGGTGTCACTGCCTGTATGGCCGCCAGGGGGAGTCAGTGCCGCCGCCAGGAGACCCTCCACACGCGCTCTGCCCCGCctaccaggaagaggaggaggcggGCCGCTGCTGG AACTACTCTCATTGGAGCCTTCTGTGCCAGGAAGAGGGGACCTGGTTCCTGGCTGGAATCAGCGACTTCTCCAGTGGCTGCCTACGTCCCAGAGCCTTCTACCCCCTGCAGACCCATGGCCCATGGATCAGCCATGTGACTCGGGGAGCCTACCTGGAAGACCAGCTGACTTGGGACTGGGGCCCTGAGGGGGAGGAGACTGAGACACAGGCTTGTCCCCCTCACACAGAACATGGTG CCTGTGGCCTGCGGCCAGAGCCAGCTGTGATGGGTATCCTGTGGCCCTGGCTGGCAGAAGTGCATGTGGCTGGAAATCAAGTCTGCACTGGGATCCTAGTGGCCCCAGGCTGGGTCGTGGCAGCCACTCACTGTGTCCTCAG GCCGGGCTTTACAACAGTGCCTTATATTGAAGTGTACCTGGGCCGGGCAGGGGCTAGCCCCCTCCCACAGGGCCACCAG GTGACCTCAGCACCTCCGCTCCTGTGCCAGACCGAGGGAGGCTCCTGGGTCCTCATGGGCATGGCTGTTCGAGGGAGCCGGGAGCTATTTGCTGCCATTGGCCCTGAAGAAGCCTGGATCTCCCAGACAGTAGGGGAGGCCCATTTCCTGCCTCCTAATGGCTACCCCCACTGGCCCCCTGAAGGCAGCGACCTCTGCCCCCCCGACCTGGCGAGGGCCTCAGGCTCCCCTCAGGCTGCTCTGCTCCTGCTGCTTCTATTGCTCCCCCTGATCCAGGGCTGA
- the PRSS36 gene encoding polyserase-2 isoform X2 → MSQHLLLPFVILAISPIPGALQDSALSPTQEEPEDLDCGRPEPSTRIMGGSEAQPGSWPWQVSLHQRGGHICGGSLIAPSWVLSAAHCFVTNGTLEPATEWSVLLGVHSQDGPLDSAHARAVAAILVPDNYSSVELGADLALLRLASPARLGPAVRPICLPRASHRFAHGTACWATGWGDIQEEDPLPLPWALQEVELRLLGEAACQCLYSRPGPFNLTFQLLPGMLCAGYPEGRRDTCQGDSGGPLVCEEGGQWFQAGITSFGFGCGRRNRPGVFTAVAPYEAWIREQVMGSEPGPVFPTQSWEPQPGPWEPTDENCTIALPECGKAPRPGTWPWEAQVMVPGSRPCHGALVSESWVLAPASCFLDPINSDLLPRDLDNWRVLLPSRPRAELVSRFVPHENASWDDTSDLALLQLQTPVNLSTASRPVCLPHPEHYFLPRSRCRLARWGRGEPEPGPSTLLEAELLGGWWCHCLYGRQGESVPPPGDPPHALCPAYQEEEENYSHWSLLCQEEGTWFLAGISDFSSGCLRPRAFYPLQTHGPWISHVTRGAYLEDQLTWDWGPEGEETETQACPPHTEHGACGLRPEPAVMGILWPWLAEVHVAGNQVCTGILVAPGWVVAATHCVLRPGFTTVPYIEVYLGRAGASPLPQGHQVSRLVISIRLPRHLGLRPPLALLELSSRVEPSPSALPICLHPGGIPLGASCWVLGWKDPRDRVPVAAAVSILTPRLCHCLYQGILPPGTLCVLYSEGQEDRCEVTSAPPLLCQTEGGSWVLMGMAVRGSRELFAAIGPEEAWISQTVGEAHFLPPNGYPHWPPEGSDLCPPDLARASGSPQAALLLLLLLLPLIQG, encoded by the exons ATGTCCCAGCACCTGCTCCTTCCATTTGTGATCCTTG CCATCAGCCCCATCCCAGGAGCTCTCCAGGACTCAG CTCTCAGTCCTACCCAAGAAGAACCTGAAGATCTAG ACTGCGGCCGCCCTGAGCCCTCTACCCGAATCATGGGGGGCTCAGAAGCGCAGCCAGGCAGCTGGCCGTGGCAGGTGAGCCTACATCAGAGGGGGGGCCACATCTGCGGGGGCTCCCTCATCGCCCCTTCCTGGGTGCTCTCCGCTGCTCACTGCTTCGTGAC GAACGGGACCTTGGAGCCCGCGACCGAGTGGTCGGTACTGCTGGGCGTGCACTCCCAGGACGGGCCTCTGGACAGCGCGCACGCCCGCGCGGTGGCCGCCATCCTCGTGCCGGACAACTACAGCAGCGTGGAACTGGGCGCAGACCTGGCCCTCCTGCGCCTGGCCTCGCCCGCCCGGCTGGGCCCCGCCGTGCGGCCGATCTGCCTGCCGCGCGCCTCGCACCGCTTCGCTCATGGCACGGCCTGCTGGGCCACTGGCTGGGGGGACATCCAGGAAGAGG ACCCCCTGCCTCTCCCGTGGGCACTACAAGAAGTGGAGCTCAGGTTGCTGGGAGAGGCCGCCTGTCAGTGTCTCTATAGCCGGCCTGGCCCGTTCAACCTCACTTTCCAGCTATTGCCAGGGATGCTGTGTGCTGGCTACCCGGAGGGCCGCAGAGACACTTGCCAG GGAGACTCTGGGGGCCCCCTGGTCTGTGAGGAAGGCGGCCAATGGTTCCAGGCAGGAATCACCAGCTTTGGCTTTGGCTGTGGACGGAGGAACCGCCCTGGAGTCTTCACTGCTGTGGCCCCCTATGAGGCATGGATACGGGAACAGGTGATGGGCTCAGAACCTGGGCCTGTCTTTCCCACCCAGTCCTGGGAGCCCCAGCCAGGTCCCTGGGAGCCCACGGATGAGAACTGCACCATTGCCCTGCCAG AGTGCGGGAAGGCACCAAGGCCAGGGACCTGGCCCTGGGAGGCGCAGGTGATGGTGCCAGGATCCAGACCCTGCCATGGGGCGCTGGTGTCTGAAAGCTGGGTCTTGGCACCTGCCAGTTGCTTTCTGGA CCCCATCAACTCAGACCTCCTGCCCCGAGACCTAGACAACTGGCGCGTGCTACTGCCCTCGCGTCCGCGCGCAGAGCTGGTGTCACGCTTCGTGCCGCACGAGAATGCCTCATGGGACGACACCTCGGATCTGGCGCTGCTGCAGCTGCAAACGCCGGTGAACCTGAGCACCGCCTCGCGGCCAGTGTGCCTACCTCACCCGGAACACTATTTCCTGCCCAGGAGCCGCTGTCGCCTGGCGCGCTGGGGCCGCGGGG aacCTGAGCCCGGACCCAGCACACTGCTTGAGGCAGAGCTGTTGGGCGGCTGGTGGTGTCACTGCCTGTATGGCCGCCAGGGGGAGTCAGTGCCGCCGCCAGGAGACCCTCCACACGCGCTCTGCCCCGCctaccaggaagaggaggag AACTACTCTCATTGGAGCCTTCTGTGCCAGGAAGAGGGGACCTGGTTCCTGGCTGGAATCAGCGACTTCTCCAGTGGCTGCCTACGTCCCAGAGCCTTCTACCCCCTGCAGACCCATGGCCCATGGATCAGCCATGTGACTCGGGGAGCCTACCTGGAAGACCAGCTGACTTGGGACTGGGGCCCTGAGGGGGAGGAGACTGAGACACAGGCTTGTCCCCCTCACACAGAACATGGTG CCTGTGGCCTGCGGCCAGAGCCAGCTGTGATGGGTATCCTGTGGCCCTGGCTGGCAGAAGTGCATGTGGCTGGAAATCAAGTCTGCACTGGGATCCTAGTGGCCCCAGGCTGGGTCGTGGCAGCCACTCACTGTGTCCTCAG GCCGGGCTTTACAACAGTGCCTTATATTGAAGTGTACCTGGGCCGGGCAGGGGCTAGCCCCCTCCCACAGGGCCACCAGGTATCCCGGTTGGTCATCAGCATCCGTCTGCCCCGACACCTGGGACTTAGGCCCCCCCTTGCCCTCCTGGAGCTGAGCTCCCGGGTGGAACCTTCGCCATCAGCCTTGCCCATCTGCCTTCACCCAGGGGGTATCCCCCTGGGGGCCAGCTGTTGGGTGCTGGGCTGGAAGGACCCCCGAGACCGAG tTCCTGTGGCTGCAGCTGTCTCCATCTTGACGCCACGACTCTGTCACTGTCTCTATCAAGGCATTCTGCCTCCTGGGACTCTCTGTGTTCTGTATTCAGAGGGTCAAGAGGATAGGTGTGAG GTGACCTCAGCACCTCCGCTCCTGTGCCAGACCGAGGGAGGCTCCTGGGTCCTCATGGGCATGGCTGTTCGAGGGAGCCGGGAGCTATTTGCTGCCATTGGCCCTGAAGAAGCCTGGATCTCCCAGACAGTAGGGGAGGCCCATTTCCTGCCTCCTAATGGCTACCCCCACTGGCCCCCTGAAGGCAGCGACCTCTGCCCCCCCGACCTGGCGAGGGCCTCAGGCTCCCCTCAGGCTGCTCTGCTCCTGCTGCTTCTATTGCTCCCCCTGATCCAGGGCTGA
- the PRSS8 gene encoding prostasin: MAHRAGLGLRQLEAVAILLLLGLFRSGLAFCGVASQARITGGSSAAAGQWPWQVSITYDGTHACGGSLVSEQWVLSAAHCFPREHVKEDYEVKLGAHQLDSYTPEAEVRTVAQVISHSSYHQEGSQGDIALLRLSSPVTFSRYIRPICLPAANASFPNGLQCTVTGWGHVAPSVSLLAPRQLQQLEVPLISRETCNCLYNIDAKPEEPHFIQQDMLCAGYVKGGKDACQGDSGGPLSCLVGGLWYLAGIVSWGDACGAPNRPGVYTLTSSYASWIHYHVTELQPRVVPQIQESQPDGHLCVNHQAFNSAPAQAVLGLILLLPLGLTLGLLC; this comes from the exons ATGGCCCACAGGGCGGGCCTGGGACTTAGACAGCTGGAGGCTGTGGCCATTCTGCTTTTACTTGGATTATTCCGGTCCGGTCTTG CCTTCTGCGGCGTGGCCTCCCAAGCACGCATCACAGGTGGTAGCAGTGCAGCCGCTGGCCAGTGGCCCTGGCAGGTCAGCATCACCTACGATGGCACCCACGCGTGTGGTGGTTCTCTCGTGTCTGAGCAGTGGGTGCTCTCAGCTGCTCACTGCTTCCCAAG GGAGCACGTCAAGGAAGACTATGAGGTAAAGCTTGGGGCCCACCAGCTGGACTCCTACACGCCTGAGGCCGAGGTCCGCACCGTGGCACAGGTCATTTCCCACTCCAGCTACCACCAGGAGGGCTCCCAGGGTGACATTGCACTCCTCCGTCTCAGTAGCCCTGTCACCTTCTCCCGCTACATCCGGCCCATCTGCCTCCCTGCAGCCAACGCCTCCTTCCCCAACGGCCTCCAATGTACTGTCACTGGATGGGGCCACGTTGCGCCCTCAG TGAGCCTCCTGGCCCCCCGGCAGCTTCAGCAACTTGAGGTGCCACTGATCAGCCGAGAGACATGTAACTGTCTGTACAACATTGACGCCAAACCTGAGGAGCCCCACTTTATCCAGCAGGACATGCTGTGTGCTGGCTATGTGAAGGGGGGCAAGGATGCCTGCCAG GGTGACTCTGGGGGCCCACTCTCCTGCCTTGTGGGGGGCCTCTGGTACCTGGCAGGCATTGTGAGCTGGGGCGATGCCTGTGGGGCCCCCAACAGGCCTGGCGTGTACACTCTGACCTCCAGCTATGCCTCCTGGATTCACTATCATGTGACAGAGCTCCAGCCTCGTGTGGTGCCCCAAATCCAGGAGTCTCAGCCCGATGGCCATCTTTGTGTCAACCACCAGGCCTTCAACTCTGCCCCAGCCCAGGCCGTATTGGGGCTCATCCTTCTGCTGCCACTAGGCCTGACCCTGGGCCTCCTCTGCTGA